In Trichoderma atroviride chromosome 2, complete sequence, one DNA window encodes the following:
- a CDS encoding uncharacterized protein (EggNog:ENOG41): MEEAPISDEAAAQVGSESLYAIQAVPGKGISLIATTKILKGARILSELPIFKVSYAESNRQVLANHIANKLKDLDEAKQRGFLHLQNVYGLDDGLFLGIARSNVSPLGPGASEGGLFLDAARINHSCRPNAHKSWNENLQRLTVHAVRDIERGQEITISYLGETLSYIERQAILKQRFRFDCGCDLCSATQFQRLKSDSRIRTIQQAHAILIWYKGGAFMLDYEDALTLTRGMLTAFEKEGACDVRFPSVYLTAFQVAIKNGDTARAKIFVERAYAARVLVEGDDSPEAEKVAALVEQPTLHPLYKPSDDVSEVEIPQGVSEAEFEDWLWQQRFPVSEDEDEDEDGL; this comes from the coding sequence ATGGAGGAAGCACCTATCAGTGATGAAGCGGCCGCGCAGGTCGGAAGCGAAAGTCTATACGCCATCCAAGCCGTTCCTGGCAAGGGAATTAGCCTCATCGCCACCACGAAGATCCTCAAGGGCGCTCGTATCCTTTCTGAGCTTCCTATTTTCAAGGTCTCGTATGCAGAAAGCAACCGTCAGGTTCTCGCCAATCATATTGCCAACAAGCTGAAGGACCTAGACGAGGCTAAACAACGAGGATTTCTGCATCTTCAGAATGTCTACGGCCTcgatgatggccttttccttgggATTGCCAGGTCTAATGTGAGCCCCTTGGGCCCTGGAGCCTCCGAAGGTGGTCTCTTCCTCGACGCAGCTCGCATCAATCACTCTTGTCGACCCAATGCGCATAAAAGCTGGAACGAGAATCTTCAGCGCCTCACGGTCCACGCAGTCCGTGATATCGAACGAGGACAGGAGATTACCATTTCATACCTGGGCGAAACGTTGAGTTATATCGAGCGCCAAGCGATCCTGAAACAACGTTTCCGTTTTGATTGCGGATGTGATCTCTGCTCGGCGACGCAGTTCCAACGCTTAAAGAGCGACAGCAGGATTCGAACGATTCAACAGGCTCACGCCATCCTCATCTGGTACAAAGGCGGAGCTTTCATGCTCGACTACGAAGATGCGCTTACTCTCACGCGCGGCATGCTAACGGCATTCGAAAAGGAGGGCGCCTGCGATGTTCGCTTCCCGAGCGTGTACCTGACCGCATTTCAGGTAGCGATCAAGAATGGGGATACAGCAAGGGCCAAGATCTTTGTTGAGAGAGCATATGCGGCTAGAGTTTTGGTGGAAGGCGACGACAGTccagaggctgagaaggtGGCGGCGCTTGTCGAGCAACCTACACTGCACCCGCTTTATAAGCCGAGCGACGACGTGTCTGAGGTTGAG
- a CDS encoding uncharacterized protein (EggNog:ENOG41), with the protein MAAAPRRRKLIGQRRRVEDEGDEEGRPEALELDDDSLTEGSAVSDDHDGADDSDTSNIDEVSPTSPNARKSANGSAKGAGHRAAKAAAQGGGKKSVSDTELTLHGLSIADQPDSDSAQEAPVDEVSVSSPKSPSAPVIVSSSSTARPQQGNRRRQEHEDYKRRRDEDPAFVPNRGSFFMHDHRHPGPAANGFRPFGRGRGRGGGRGGVGGTVFPSQVSEIHLRCCCCCCHFPYCHFLTPPPFLHVSSSSNVVDSQLHHPADPTTNSQWTHDMHETVADVIPRRPRQPPQEEGPPNGTGFIPTCEPSATPINRTLSTEKHIGNAQVRVILPETTTPKVFPGIPVKQYTKLPDHRPPLRRDKPVRISLPNHPPRYIFPAPDRSFTFIPRALRPNQQRLRGRPRSSWGSVGGFSRRTSLFGSYYGGSIYSPSVAVSRRSSIVLHDRDGVFSPTGSIISRPALQTDNRPVVRLPPAPQTFVPAMGVEEPAGPSQFMVGGQETSIGDIPQPQSYPLPQRPNFQENFPSSIPMHQPRPQKNISVADIESPTMTQNASAFQQAFHQQVPPQMANGYQDSHARRPSYPTHVSTGTPLSQIPERAIHAAPFQPQPNAYGQPAFYGQQQPYQPHLQQAYYYPHGYSGPSMPASAVTAPPFVPQGQTGMAGSFTPQNQVEQAAVGMAGPPTNLVAQEANGMVYYYDASQLPSVNPYQPYPASQPYQPSVMGMGGMVTPSPDGFYYPQPAPGMVYYSQ; encoded by the coding sequence ATGGCCGCTGCTCCCCGGCGTAGAAAGCTCATCGGCCAACGACGCCGagtcgaggacgagggcgaCGAAGAGGGCCGTCCGGAGGCGTTGGAACTCGACGACGACTCCCTGACTGAAGGCTCCGCCGTCTCGGACGACCACGATGGCGCTGACGATAGCGACACCAGCAACATCGATGAGGTGTCGCCCACCTCGCCCAACGCACGCAAGTCCGCCAACGGGTCCGCAAAGGGGGCTGGCCACAGggccgccaaggctgccgcTCAGGGGGGTGGGAAGAAGTCTGTGTCGGACACGGAGCTGACGCTTCACGGGCTGTCCATTGCGGATCAACCGGACTCTGACTCTGCACAAGAGGCACCGGTGGACGAGGTCTCGGTCTCGTCACCCAAGTCGCCCTCTGCCCCCGTCATCGTCAGCTCCTCGTCTACCGCGCGGCCTCAACAGGGCAATCGACGTCGACAGGAACACGAAGATTACAAGCGTCGGAGGGACGAGGATCCGGCCTTTGTGCCCAACCGGGGGTCGTTCTTCATGCACGACCATCGGCATCCGGGACCGGCTGCGAATGGGTTCAGGCCGTTTGGGAGAGGCCGAGGCAGAGGTGGCGGCCGAGGTGGCGTGGGGGGGACCGTATTCCCCAGCCAAGTAAGTGAAATCCATCTccgttgttgttgttgttgctgtcaTTTTCCCTATTGTCACTTCTTgacccctcccccctttcttcATGTGAGCTCTTCTTCTAACGTCGTTGATAGCCAGCTACACCACCCCGCCGACCCTACTACAAACTCCCAATGGACGCACGACATGCACGAGACTGTCGCAGACGTGATTCCACGTCGCCCCCGGCAGCCGCCTCAAGAAGAGGGACCGCCCAACGGCACTGGTTTCATCCCGACGTGCGAGCCCAGTGCTACTCCGATTAATAGGACCCTATCGACTGAGAAACATATCGGCAATGCCCAAGTTCGGGTCATCCTGCCGGAGACGACGACCCCCAAGGTCTTTCCCGGCATTCCTGTCAAGCAATACACAAAACTCCCTGACCATCGCCCGCCTCTGCGCAGGGACAAGCCAGTGCGCATCTCGTTGCCAAACCACCCCCCGCGATACATATTTCCTGCCCCGGATCGATCATTCACATTCATTCCCCGCGCGCTACGACCCAACCAGCAGCGACTTCGAGGTAGACCTCGTTCCTCCTGGGGCTCCGTCGGCGGCTTTTCTAGGAGAACGAGCTTGTTTGGCAGCTACTATGGCGGAAGTATCTATTCCCCTAGTGTTGCTGTCAGCAGGCGTTCATCCATCGTATTGCACGATAGAGACGGCGTTTTTTCGCCCACCGGATCCATCATCTCTCGCCCTGCGCTTCAGACTGATAACAGGCCTGTAGTCCGCCTTCCTCCGGCCCCGCAAACATTCGTCCCCGCTATGGGAGTGGAGGAACCGGCAGGCCCGTCTCAATTCATGGTAGGTGGGCAGGAGACATCTATCGGAGATATCCCCCAACCGCAATCGTACCCTCTTCCACAGAGGCCCAACTTCCAGGAGAATTTCCCGTCTTCAATCCCTATGCACCAGCCTCGCCCCCAGAAGAACATCTCCGTCGCGGATATAGAATCTCCTACCATGACGCAGAATGCCTCAGCCTTCCAGCAGGCCTTCCATCAGCAAGTTCCCCCGCAGATGGCAAACGGATACCAGGATTCGCACGCACGTCGTCCTTCGTATCCGACTCATGTCTCGACGGGCACCCCACTGTCCCAGATTCCGGAGCGAGCCATACATGCGGCGCCCTTCCAGCCTCAGCCCAATGCGTATGGCCAGCCCGCTTTctatggccagcagcagccgtatCAACCACATCTTCAGCAGGCATACTACTATCCTCACGGCTACTCTGGTCCTAGCATGCCCGCCTCTGCCGTCACTGCACCCCCGTTTGTCCCTCAAGGGCAGACGGGCATGGCAGGAAGCTTTACGCCCCAGAATCAGGTTGAACAGGCCGCTGTCGGCATGGCAGGGCCACCCACAAACCTCGTGGCCCAAGAGGCCAATGGTATGGTTTACTATTATGATGCTTCTCAGCTACCTTCGGTAAACCCTTACCAACCGTACCCTGCCTCGCAACCGTATCAACCCAGCGTAATgggcatgggcggcatggTGACGCCCAGTCCTGACGGCTTCTACTATCCCCAGCCTGCGCCGGGCATGGTCTACTACTCACAATAG